In the Onychostoma macrolepis isolate SWU-2019 chromosome 08, ASM1243209v1, whole genome shotgun sequence genome, ttgacagtaaagacatttataataaataaatacggttttgttgaactttctattcatcaaagaatcctgaaaaaaatgtaacagtttccacaaaacatATTAATCTGCGCAACTGTTTCTAACATTGATACTAATAAGAGATGTTGCTTGAGCagcgaatcagcatattaaaatgatttttgaaagaaCATATGACACTGGAATCTGAAGTAATACTGTAGCTggtaaaaattcagatttgccatcacagtaataaatgacattgtaaactatattaaaataaaaaatattattttaaattgtaataatatttcacaataccgttttactgtatttttgctcaaataaatgcagctttggtgaacataaatgaccttttttttttaaaaacaaacatgaaaaatcttgctttttattataaagctgatatatactatatataaataattgtatattatatgaataaatattaatataacatttttaaaagggtaatttttgtaatattctGTGTTCCATACACTAGGCATATACATTTTCACCAGTGTTGCATTCATTGCAAATGTCCTGTGCTTACTACATGTACAATGCATGCATGTTATACTCTCAATATAGCATGCCGTTTTGAGCCTTGTTACATAAATGTACAGCAATTATGATGCTATTAAACTTCCTTTTTTACAGGAAGTAGACAGCAAGGAGAACTTAGCCATTGAGCTTGGATTGGTCTCACCCTCTCACCAACCTGTTAACTCTGGGATTCCTCCTGGCACTgcctcctctcctctccactCACATTCAGTCTCTTCCAGGTCCAGCCGTCTCTCCCTCATCTACCCAACCCATGCAGGAAGCACCTCAGGGCTGGGATCAGGGACTAGGGGTGCAAACTTTGATACCCCACACAGAGAGTCGGTGGTGCCACGTGCTCCTGCTGGAGGAGCAGTTGAGAATTCATTACCGCCAATGGACTCTTATACCTCAAACTCGAAATGGGAGGCACGTCGACAGGAACTGTTTGAGCTGGAGCATCAGCAGACAATGAGTCTGTTACTGCTGCAGCAGTGTGTGTGGGAGGAGAAGAGGAAAGCAGTGAGACAAAAAGAGAAGGCTGCACGAGCCAAGAAGAGATATTATCAAGCCAAACTACGGAAGATCGGCGCAGATCCTCCACCTTCCAGTAGTGACAGCGAGGATAACGAATATCTACAGACTTGAACTCAGATGTTTATGACGTCTTAGctatttttgctttctttttgaaagtctttttttttattctagcaatgctgtttatttacaaaacaatatattttttattgtggaCTAAACTTACTTGGTGTTTAGGAAAGTACCATGTGTATCATATGGAGGGGGGAATTCACTCGAGCAGGCTTTGTTCCAATAGCCGATTCAAATCTGATTTCCTTTCATACTCTCTCTCGTCAACACTGATGCTGCATTCCATTCAATCAAAAGTGGGatagttaaagggataattcacctgAAAAGTGAAATTcctaatttactcaccctcatatcacttcaaactctttcttctgttattttgaaaaatgcctcagtgtttattttgtccatacaatagaAGTAAATGAGTTCAGTGTtgttaaaaacagctgaaatatttctcaaaatatcttcttttgtgttctgcagaagaaaggaagtcatacatgtttggagCGACATAAGGAGAAGTAAATGACAACAGAATTTTCTCTTTAAAGGCACTCCATAGTCCGACAGACTTAGATTATAACATATAAAGAATCAAATCATAATGTTAATGTTAGCTTCGCAATTGTCAACAAAGAAGCTTCTAGCATCTAATTTGCAGAGGATAAACAATGCTATGCAATGCTACCATTTGTTTTACATGggtaaaattattaacataaaattaacatttaccATTTTTTACAAGCCTGTAAGGTTTTagtataatgtaaatgtaattactttgatctgttatttaatttaatttgtttaagaGAGTGAATGTTTATCATGCACTGTGTCTCTGTGGGTCTCATGTTTAAGTGATATCatataacaaaaacaactgaaaatctTATTTTAGGGAAGTATTCCAAATGGGAATTTGGAAATTGGAGTGCAATAGTCGAACACGTCCATCTAGTGCACGTTTACAATGGAAAAGCAGCGCGGTGGAATGCAAAAACATGTTCTTTGTGAACGGCCCAAAACCCTCGCACAGTCAGGCCAGAACTGAGCAGTGAGATGTTTAGTCCTGATACTTGTGCTTGATGAGAAGAGGAAATGAACTGAAATGAGATTTCTAATGTTACTgtatagcattttaatttaatgcttGTGGATCAAACCAAGGATTGATTAAGGATTGATTCTCCAAGGCCCCTGTTTGATGCTCTATAGgatacattacattacaaacattaaaaatgactgtGGTAAGAAATTACACTGCAAGTATGAGGTGAGAAAACATCATTTTAAGATACAATATTGCAACATCCATTTGTGGAAAACATTTCAGGGGTCATTGCCAGTCCATAATCTATCCTTGGATACAACTCATCTGACTGTTTTAGGACAGCGTCTTCAGGACCAACCTTTAGATTCAGTTCACTGTAGCTCATTTATACTATGCAGGTTTTTTCAGGTAAATAAGTGCTTCTTTTAAAGTGACTTCCTACTCATGGAGTGCTTGAAGTTAATTCAGTGTTGTTGAATTACTTGTCTTAGTATACAGTGTTTGGGAACAGAGCCCTTTGTTCTTTTTCAAAATATGAAAACCTTAAAGGTctgaaatggaaattctgtcatcattttcttaCCCTCATTATGTTCCAAACCTTCATGTTCTATGTTGTAtgaaagtcacacaggtttgaaacaacatgagggtgagtaaatgatactTTCATTTTAGATGAGCTGTCTTTTAAGGAATGTTACAACAGTAGACTGGAAATTGAGTGTGTAAACCAGTGAAACAGAATGTTAGACTGAATTAAACTAGTGACAACCTTCCACTGTAAAAGCAgatataaaatttacatttagatgtaatttcatttgatttgactgaaattcagaaaaatgtgtaatgtgataaacaagttaCATTTTTTAACCATAGAAGTGTTTGTCTTGAATAttcaaaaaaacccaaaaaaaaaacatacagaagCATGGTAGCAATAACTCTTTTATTGACGCCCAACGGGTCTCACTTTCATCTCCCATTGGtagcagattttttttctgaaaacccCTGTAAGTAAAAGGGATACAACATGTCCCACGATAAACATGTTGAGCCATTATACATTCCCCTTTTCTCTCTCCCACCCAATCATTGTCTTCtaccgctctctctctctctgatggaCAGAGGATATTTcttttcccagaatgcattgtgaACAGAAGAGAAGGGGGACATATCAGACGATACATGTACAAAAGTTTCAcacataaaacatttgaaacagATGAAATCGCtcttataaaaaaacaaaactcccATACGCACTTCTTTATAAACACTCCAGCAACgattatggtagagaaatgaatttcaataaatattaataaataaaataaattaatttaatgtctGTACAAGATAAAGTTAtgcagtaataaataaaatataaaaccatGAATAGAAAAAGTACTGGAGCACTTTATGACAGGTAAGAGGTATAAAAGGAATGATATAGGGCACTCTTTTTGGCAAAACTCAAGGTAATACTGCAAATGACTAAAGAGATAAAGTCATATGATGAATCACAATTTTCCTTTTAAACAGGAGCTTGATATTTTGAAGTCATCTCACCTTAATGACTGTATTTAGCTCATTTTACAATGTTCCTTCCTCTGAAGCACCAAGATTATTCAATACTCCACAGAGACAATAATGACTGATATCTAGATATGCTCTCTTTGTTAGAAAAGAATTAAATATCTTCTCCTGAATAGCTGACTTGGGATCTTTGAGTAACATTTCCTTAAGCGATGTTTGAATTATGATAATTCTGGATATGAAAGACGTCTTAATTATGCTACGAAGTCTTGTAGGCTAGTTATATGAATGATTAAAAGGTCTCTGCAACAAACTTCAACACATGCTTCAATATTATTTCAGAGCAGTTTGGCCAAAAATAGGCATTTCATACAAACATGAGTTTATTGGGGTTTGTTGAAGAAATGTGTTTAGATCGAGCTAAAATCTTCCAATCAAGTCACCTGTCTGAAAACAATCCATTGATTGACAATCATTACGGTCCAAACATATCTTCTGTTTcataattctttataattacAATCACTGTCTCTGGAGTTTTCCACCAATCCCATGTTTGGGCCAATAAGTTCTGCATTTACACGGACCAGTCCTTTTCTTCATAGACTCGCTCCGGTTTATCAGTGGGCGTGGCTTGTTGCATAAACACATGTTGGAGTGGAAAGATTGGAGTGGGAATGTTTGGGACTGTTTTGGCTTGGAATgggtttgaaaatgttttttttcgaTCCTACCCACTTAAACACATATCCACACATCTTCAAAAACATCACTAGAGATTTTTCTTCTTTGATCTTTGATGAAAAAGAtacaaaaagtataaaaatgttctgtacagtttttttctctctctctttgtctctgaCCAGTCCTCTCAGCTGTTGGACTGAAATCTGAGGTTTGTAGTTTGGATTAATTGAAAATCATAGAAATCATCACCTTCTCTGGTCTGATTTCCTGTCTGTTCTCAGGAGGGTGATATCTCAAGCCCTTGATGAACAACTTCACTCTCACATCCTACGCTTTTCCCAGGGTGAAGTAGGAGTCCTGAACGCTCTGGTCGGCTATGTCCTGTGATTCTTGAGCCCATCTGCAGAGGTGCATTATGGGACTGTGAAGGAATCATCAAGATTGTCCATCACTTCTGTTAACTCtacaaagagaaaaaagaaaaagacagaacAGGATAATGTCATCCTGTACATTTTTTTTGAAGGGGCACCAGTGGTAGCTCACTTAGTgctatttatattacatatttaaatctttCATTTATATACAGCGGTGGCCAAAATAATTAGGACACTAGGGTTTTCACctgctaaaaaatggttttaagtcagttatgtCTATttatccagaagaactgtggcaacgtctccaagatgcttcaagtaaaatgtaaataatataaaatatttttttatattttataatgttaaataaaaatataattattattattatcattattcattaattaggactattttaataaaaacttttacatttttaataacaacattcatattttctaatttatatatttaaattgtttaggatatttttatttttaatagaatttttcatatttcatgtttttcacttgtatttatttattttttattttttaaataaagagctGAAGAGTAAACCACACAAAATTTGTAACGGATCACCATGCATTTttctgtatggaaaagagcagtttTGACATTTTGTAACTGAACAGAACCAAGGATGACCATGAAACAaatgaggaacacaaaaggagacaaAACAGGGGCTGGACTTACTCAGAGTCAGGTGACACTTCAGAGACACTTTGAGAGGTTGCAGAGAGAGGAGGTGGGGAAGGGGAGGGGCCTGCCGAGGCAGCGACAGGGTTAGGGGGCGGGGTTAAGACAGAGGAGCTGAAGGAGGCAAGTATGGAGGAGAGGATATCCAGGTGTTCACTAGAGGGCGGGCGACTGGACGGAGCTCCGGGTGCAGCTGCAGATGGCGGGTACCTACATGGGGGAGCGGAGTCTAGGCGACCACGGCGAGAGGGCAGGGTTTCCTGGGGTTCCTCTGTGATTGGTGGAGGGGTGAGGAGGGTGGGTGTGGCTCAGGGTGTGAGAGCTGTCGGGGCGGCAGGGTTCTCAGCCACTCCCTGCAGGGCTGCGCTCCGCCGTTAGATTCCAACTGCTCCCGGGACCGACTGCTCATAAGAGCCCCTCCAAGGTGTTCCCGAGAGGCCTGTTGCCTTGTTAGAGTGTTAAGCTGCGTTCTCGAACCGCTTAACGAACCCTCTGCCCCCAATAATCCCACCATACCACCCCTGCCCACCAGATCCTCCCTGGAGGCATGGATACTGTGAACTGGGCCCAGCCTCTCTCTGGACCCACCCAGGTGTTCGGCACCAAGCTCGCGTCGTCTCGGCAACAGGTCGAGGTTATCACGAGAACGCTGGCGTCGTGCAAGTGAATCCAGGTGTTCGCGGGAAGAGTATCGGGAAGCAGGTTGGGACAGTGAGCCGGTGCCGGAGTACATACGACCATAGGAGGCGGCTGGGACGCCTCTGTGACCCAATGTGGAGGTCCTGTACCAAGACATCTCGCTGGGAGCGCGACCCACGGCAGACAGGCCCTGCAGAGCAGGAGGGCAGCCCAGACGATTCTTCAGGATTCCTGAGAAACGGATGCAGAGGGGTTTAGTATGGCTTCCTATGCTccgatattaaaattctgtcaatacATGAACATAGCAATAAGCCAATAACTATTTTCATGTAAAAGCAGATAACCAATTATATAAAGaattataatttattctatttttattaatatttcatttctaaaatattttcttaataaaagttaaatgaaaatacaatccttatttatttattttttttttttaaaaatattgtaaaatgctaCAATATAATAATGTACATATAAAGTACAGTATGCAAAATGGATACTGagattaaattttaaatactaaCTTAGTAAGTAAGTTGTAAGTGATAAATGATGGAAAggtaatctaaaaataaaaataggggAAATAagtcaataaatgaaaaaaattataacaatatttaatatcagccagtgttattttagcgtCATTGAGCTACTGTTATagcttttattcatattttgaattaggttttgtttttatattccctgtttttattttaattttaattaaagttttagtaattgagttgtgtatttttgccatttttataatttttttttaacatgacaGCATAGTTTTATTaacaattttagttattttagtacatcaagctaaaccaatgaaaatgagaaacgtagtcttggcaactagctgaataATAAGTTAGatgaaaaaataagtttaatattttaaaatattttattttacttctgttaattttaagttaattatgttaaattaatattttattttatttcagttaattactTACTATgacttcagttttagttaactataataatatcaataacaACCCAGATAACAGCCAGTAGCCAGTACAGTGTAGTGTTGGTGAAGTTGTTTTTAAGGTTCTTTAAGATTAACTTTACGTAAGCATTAGACGACAGCAGAGGTCatctaaattttaaaaaaaagaagaaggaaTAAGTATCGTTATTGGCCAATATTGGATAATATGAATGTGTGCCTCACCCTTgcggtgtctgtgtgtgagtccGTTCTCATCTCCGCTGGTCAGTGCTGCTTCTGGCTGGTTGTTATTAGCTGCGTCCTTGCTGTAGTCGCCCCCTAGGCGGCGCTCTGAGCCCCATTTCTGCAGTGAATGTGCCTCGCAGCCTTCCAGCGCTGGCCAATAGGAGAGCAGGTCATTGCCATCCAGATCTGACACATAAACAATTCCATACACTAACAGTTGGGTATCACAAACTAAGTTTCTGCACTCCTTTGGCTTCAGTAACAATAACTCATAGACAACTGCAACAATAATATTGGTACCTTTTCCACCGTTGTGGGTGGGCTCTGTGAGTAAACGTTCGCCATGACCAGTCCGCTTGAAGCGTCGTTGGATGCGTCCACGCAGGCGCACATTGTCCTCGCTCTCTGATGATGGGATGGACAAACTCCGCTCCTCTTCCAGTGAGAGATCAGAATCTGAGTCTGAGTCCTCACCTGACAGACAAACAGAAAAATAGATAAACTAAATGACACTAATTCTGACATGACATGGTCACAAACACTAGAATTAAAGAATgatgaataaagaataaagaatgaCCAGCGAGCAGTTAAGgagtgtgtgtaagtgtgaaTACGTACATGCATGCAGGTTATTGTGTGTTAGTGTACCTCCGTTGCGGTGAAACATTGCCACGTCCAGGTCAGTGGCCCCTGTGTGACCAAGAGTGTGTTCTAGAGTCTGCCGTGCCAAGAGATTCTCCCTGAGAAAAACATATATGCCAACTTCACTCAGGCTTTCAGTTTGCTACATACAGATACATACAGTAGGTAGTCAACAAAAATGTTCAGCTTACAAATGATGTATAAtgtacaatattaaaatatgaaagtgATATACAGTctacagttatttatttttattttgcatttgttttattacaaaatacacTGCACAAAAGTATGTGGTctctagttatttatttatttattttaatgttgttgaAAGAACTCTTATgcttatcaaggctgcatttatttggtcaaaaatatggtaaatacaggaatattgtaaaatattattacaactgttttctatttgaacatattttaaaatgtaatttttttcttgtgatgcaacgctgaattttcagcagccattgctcctgtcttcagtgtcacgtgatatatatatatatatatatatatatatatatatatataatagcatagcatagtaaaaaaaatacagtacaatacatagttcattgttagttcatcacacacatttattttaatatatcaccAATATTGTCAAATGTGCTTATTTTTTGGTATACATCATTTTAAGAATTGTGAATCTGAAATTGATGTGTTGATGTGTTGACAGACCTGGCACTGCTGACTGATGAGATGGTTGAAGTTCCGAGTGTGATCCGGTGTAATCCGCTCTGCTCCAGCAGGGAGGCGCTGTTGTATGGATTTTGGCCCTGCACACATACAGCAGGTTACAAATCCACATGCTTATTTTCACTCCATGAGGTCAAATACGGGTTTGTGTTAAAGATGCGTGTGTAAAGCTGTGAATGTGTTGGGGGTCATATGATaatatgtatgtttgtgttcaCTAACTGTAATCTGTGGAGGTCTGGGAGGTTCTTCACTGGGGCTTTTCTTGCCCAGACAGGCCAGTTTCCAGGCCTCCTGCACCTCAGAGTTCAGGATAGTAAAAACCAACAGTACAGCCAATCCCTGAGACACAGGAGTAGGAGAATGACATTATACTACATTATGTAGAACACAACTGTCAAAGTGTACAGggtaaataatgcaaaaatgacaatgacaaattcaagcacacaaacacacaaaagaaGAGATGAGTAAGAGCCAGTGCACACTTACCTGTACGCAACAGAGGACAATGAACAGGTAGTGGAACGCCAGGACACTGTTATTAACAGCCATAAGACCAAACAACCAAACACATGTACTCAATAATAACAGGAGGAAGGCACTGCGGATAGTAGAActgagagatagagagagagaaatagaaTAAAAGGAATTAATGTAGAATAAAGAGGCGAAAAGTCATAAATTCTGTGCAAGAAATTTAGCACATATGCAGGGAAGAAGCACCAGTATAACTTTCACAATTTTtggaaaaaatgtataatataatataatataataatttttggttggggtgtaaagaaaaaaatgctCACTTTGGTTTCaaacatcttcttttgtttttagcataagaaagaaattcatacaggtttcaatttgaaggtgagtaaatgatgacaaaattttcattttttggggtcacacaaataatattcatgatgataaatttataaatttccCCTCCAACATTCCATATTGATTGTTCCTGAACACATGCATGTTGTACTCACATCACGGGCAGCTTCTTTATCTCCTTCTGAGTGGGGTTGCATGTCATACGCAGGACCATTAAAAACATTCCACCATTCATCTGCAAACAGAGAGATTTGTCAATATAGACGATCATTACAGTACTTCACACATCCAGAGGGAGAATTACAGAGACACATAAAAACCATTAAATGgcacaaacaacacaaacacactgaagagCACAGTACCAGGATGACGACGCTAACTGGTCCTGCAAAGCTCCACATGAGCTTATCGTACATGGAGATCCAGCAGAAATCTGGGTTGCCATACCCCTCTGGATCCAACCCGACTGCCAGCcctgcagcacacacacatgtcaCAGAGCATATCTGCATGAAagtacacgtgtgtgtgtgtgtgtgtgtgtttacacacCTGTAATGATAGCAGGGACTCCCCAGCCAATAGCATAGTAGAATCTCATGGCTCCATAGTTGATGTTTCTCGCTTCTGTTTGCATACGGTAAATATGAAGAGCTTCCACGAACAGCCATGCAAATGCCGACATAAAGAAGTAATGGAGCAGAATTGCAACCACCGTACACAGGAACTGCACCAATCAGAGAGAATCAGACAGAATAAACCAATTAGACCAGAGAAAAGACAATAACAGCATATTTCATGTGTAAAAAACATTAGTTTTATACTACattaaaacatacatatttctTTCTATTGAGTTATTGGCCTGATAAAAGTGGGAGATGCTGTGGCTTTGTTGTTTGCACATAGGTTCTGACTTATTGAGATGTGGTGCTCAGTTGGGTGTTTTGAGTTCAAATCCAGCTTAAACCATTTCCGGATCTCATTCCCACCACTTCCTGAATGCTCTCTGCAGCACATGTCCAAAAAACAGAATCTAAGGTCTAAAATCAATATATGCCAGCAAAGTCGATGTTCGTGAGAGAAGATGAATTATGAATGAACACATACTCTATCACATACACACCCACATCCCAGTACAATGGTTGAAATTAATGAACTCAGCAGTAACAGGCTTTTAGTGTGAGTGGTTTGCACTCCTGAGAATAACGTCTGTTAAAAATGGTGTTAACCTGCTTTAGAAAGAGAACTAATGTGTGAGTGTCTGTCTGAGGACGAGAGAGATACAGAGAGAGCGTCTGTGTCAAGAAAAGTGTTAAATAATGTCTGGTTCCCAGCTCACTGTGTAGTGTAAGTGGCTTTTGTACCATATTGCTCTAATGGCTGAAATGTCAGTTTCTGAATGACAAATCATATTCAAGCTGCCAAGTGCTTTATCCTGACAATCAGCTTGCTTTCTACTGAACTATTCATGATGTTTAATACCTGCTGTTACACTCGCCTTTATAAAAGCTTTAAAACATAAAGTGGCTCTAAATGTCTGAGACCACGTTAAAAATCTGGgactttttttattcaaaatggaaaataaacaaagctgaatgaaacaaagaaaaataactgaTCATATGATGAACTTTATTtactatatatgtgtgtgtgtgtgtgtgtgtgtaatatttactgtatatatttaacatcatatacattatttaaatataaaaaatatatatatttatttaattttttacaaatttgtgATTTATATATTGTTTGAACCAACACTGTATTGTATcaacataatattgtgaaatattattacaatttaaaataactgttttctattacaatataattaaaaatgtaatttatttctgatggcaaagctgaattttcagcagtcattactccagtcttcagcgtcacatatCAATAACAATGTACGTTCAGCACAAAGGAGACTACACAGATTGCGTTTGTCTCTTACAGTGTTCTTGTCTTCGAGCCCACCCAAACTTTCTTTGTCTGTCTCACTAACCCACATTTAgattcagacacacacagacatctcTCCTCTCTGACCTGTTGTTCCGTCTGGTTGATGCCCAGCAGGTATGTGAGGTGGGAGAGGAGCGTAGCGGCAGCCATGTTGGAATGAATGCTGCGTGTGTTTGATTTCAGTCCCCTCAGGCACGATAAAACCACCACTGTTAGCAACAACGCCGCCATGGAAACTGAGAGCGAGGAGTATGTTACTATGGCGAGGGTCTCCAGGTCACCCTCTAACTGCTGCTTagcaaacagagagagagagagaagggaaaAGATATCAGCAACGGTGCTTGTGCTGAAGGAGAAGTCACTATGGAACATCCTGTTGCTATGTAGTATTAGATTCTTGAAAAACATGAATATTTCTTGTAAAGAATAGTTTTTCAGTGACGTGGCCTTGATCGTTctttgttctgtgtgtgtgtgcgcatgtacATCACCTCTCTCTGTGAGCTGTCCATAAGGACTCCAAAAGTTCCCAGTCTGTGGCACTGACAGCGAACATGTGACGTGTTCCTATATACCACACTACAGTCCCTCACCGTCCAGCAGCCTCCTGCTGATACACTGAACACACATTCAGAGCATTTACTGGTTATTCCTTACAAGAAGAATACagactaccattcaaaggtctgccgtctgtaagattttttaatgtttttgaacattaGAAGTCAAATACACTCAACAaagctgcattaatttgatcaaatataaaacagtaatattgtgaaatattttttacaatttaaaataactgttttctgatttaatatattttaaaagacgacaaagctgaattttcagcagccattactgcaggcttcagtgtcacatgatccttcttaATTGattttgctgtttaatattttgtggaaaccatgacagATGAATTATCATTAATGTATCATGGTAAGGGagatttaaaagaaagaaagaaagaaagaaaggcatgtttattcagcaaggacccattaaactgatcaaaagcgACAGTACAGATTtcaatgtcaaataaatgctgttttttcttctttatcaaagaatcctgaaaaaaggtATCATGGTTTCAACGAAAACATTAAACAGTTGTattaactgtttaaaaaaattggtaataataagaaccatttttaataattgatgttgttcatgtcgttccaaacctgtatatcTTTTTgttatgttgaacataaaagaagatattttgaggaatgatggtaatcaaacagttgatggtccccattgacttccatagtatttctttccatagtatttctatttaactgtttgattaccagcaaaatcttcttttgtgttcagcataagaaagaaacttacacaggtttagaacgaca is a window encoding:
- the LOC131545412 gene encoding fibrinogen silencer-binding protein, translated to MLTTMTYRMPNFTLEQKLFLLRRIHAVVDTVQDFRKDTNTTVHRNAVWAELAQAFNAAFPSRPPSSIGSLKTLWKRLKVECRVALQKRQEQQAAGLPVSALTQVQREVIALVPNLISCLEEVDGDGSYASVRGSSPGAVMGLSGTNGSEHEDADHSQNDEVDSKENLAIELGLVSPSHQPVNSGIPPGTASSPLHSHSVSSRSSRLSLIYPTHAGSTSGLGSGTRGANFDTPHRESVVPRAPAGGAVENSLPPMDSYTSNSKWEARRQELFELEHQQTMSLLLLQQCVWEEKRKAVRQKEKAARAKKRYYQAKLRKIGADPPPSSSDSEDNEYLQT